A section of the Serratia liquefaciens ATCC 27592 genome encodes:
- a CDS encoding YdbL family protein: MKKRYLGLIGAAWLFSSMAMALTLDEAKQQGRVGETLNGYIAPVKQDAETLSLVKNINAGRTEKYQQVADSNHIAIDDVARMAGQKLVARAPAGEYVRGINGQWLKK, encoded by the coding sequence ATGAAAAAACGTTATTTAGGCTTGATTGGCGCCGCCTGGCTGTTCAGCAGCATGGCAATGGCATTGACGCTGGATGAGGCCAAGCAACAGGGGCGCGTCGGTGAAACGCTCAACGGCTATATTGCGCCGGTGAAGCAGGACGCCGAAACGCTGTCGCTGGTGAAAAATATCAATGCCGGTCGCACCGAGAAATACCAACAGGTGGCGGACAGCAATCATATCGCCATCGACGATGTGGCGCGCATGGCCGGCCAAAAACTGGTCGCCCGTGCCCCCGCGGGGGAATACGTACGCGGCATAAACGGCCAATGGTTGAAGAAATAA
- the hrpA gene encoding ATP-dependent RNA helicase HrpA, which produces MKSPLAALSAQLGELMLRDQQRLQRRLQGARKIKNPDAQLAVAAELESDITAALQKVQSRAASCPKVTYPENLPVSQKKQDILQAIRDHQVVIVAGETGSGKTTQLPKICLELGRGVKGLIGHTQPRRLAARTVANRIADELETPLGGSVGYKVRFNDQVGENTLVKLMTDGILLAEIQQDRLLMQYDTLIIDEAHERSLNIDFILGYLRELLPKRPDLKVIITSATIDPQRFSRHFNNAPIIEVSGRTYPVEVRYRPVVDDADDTDRDQLQAIFDAVDELGREGPGDILIFMSGEREIRDTADALNRLNLPHTEVLPLYARLSNSEQNRVFQSHHGRRIVLATNVAETSLTVPGIKYVIDPGTARISRYSFRTKVQRLPIEPVSQASANQRKGRCGRVSDGICIRLYSEQDFLSRPEFTDPEILRTNLASVILQMTSLGLGDIAAFPFVEAPDKRNILDGVRLLEELGAIKTADNGHYQLTPQGRQLAQLPIDPRLARMVLEAQKSGSVREVMIITAALSIQDPRERPMDKQQASDEKHRRFADKDSDFLAYVNLWDWLKEQQKEHSSSQFRRLCRNDFLNYLRVREWQDIYTQLRQVVKELGLPVNSEPSDYRSVHTALLTGLLSHIGQKDADKQEYTGARNARFSIFPGSGLFKKPPKWTMVAELVETSRLWGRIAARIEPEWIEPLAQHLVKHSYSEPHWSKSQGAVMATEKVTLFGLPIVAARQVNYSTIDPLLCRELFIRHALVEGDWQTRHAFFSANLKLRAEVEELEHKSRRRDILVDDETLFSFYDQRIPGEVISGRHFDNWWKNAAKQNADLLSFEKEMLIKDGANKVSALDYPNTWHQGNLKLRLTYQFEPGTDADGVTVHIPLPILNQVEDQGFEWQIPGIRRELVIALIKSLPKPVRRNFVPAPNYAEAFLGRVTALELPLLDALERELRRMTGVTVSRDDWQWEQVPDHLKMTFRVVGEKHKTLLEGKNLTALKLQLKDKVQETLSAVADDGLEQSNLHIWSFGKLPEFYEQKRGGYSMKAYPALVDEKDSVAIRLFDSEQEQQQAMWQGTRRLLLLNIPSPIKYLHEKLPNKAKLGLYFNPYGRVLDLIDDCISCGIDKLIAEHGGPVWQEEDFARLQEKVRAELNETVVGVAKQVEQILTAVFNINKRLKGRVDISLALALSDIKNQLGGLVYRGFVTNNGWKRLSDTLRYLQAIERRLEKLATDPHRDRAQMLRVEQVQQAWQQWLNKLPPKRQQDEEVKEVRWMIEELRVSLFAQQLGTPYPISDKRILQTIEQLSG; this is translated from the coding sequence GTGAAATCTCCGCTCGCGGCACTGTCTGCCCAACTGGGCGAGCTGATGCTCCGTGACCAACAACGTCTGCAACGTCGGCTGCAGGGCGCACGAAAAATCAAAAATCCCGATGCTCAGCTGGCCGTCGCCGCCGAGCTGGAAAGTGACATAACGGCAGCGTTGCAAAAAGTGCAGTCGCGCGCCGCATCCTGTCCGAAAGTCACCTACCCGGAAAACCTGCCGGTCAGTCAGAAAAAACAGGATATTTTGCAGGCCATCCGCGACCATCAGGTGGTGATTGTTGCCGGTGAAACCGGTTCGGGGAAAACCACCCAGTTGCCGAAGATCTGTCTGGAGCTGGGGCGCGGGGTAAAAGGGCTGATCGGCCATACCCAACCTCGACGCCTGGCGGCGCGTACCGTAGCCAACCGCATTGCCGACGAGCTGGAAACGCCGTTGGGCGGCAGCGTAGGTTATAAGGTGCGTTTTAACGATCAGGTCGGCGAAAACACCCTGGTCAAGCTGATGACTGACGGGATCCTGTTGGCGGAAATCCAGCAGGACCGGCTGCTGATGCAGTACGACACGTTGATTATCGATGAAGCACACGAACGCAGCCTGAACATTGATTTCATCCTGGGTTACCTGCGTGAACTGCTGCCAAAGCGCCCGGATCTCAAAGTCATCATCACTTCGGCGACTATCGATCCGCAGCGTTTTTCGCGCCATTTCAATAACGCGCCGATTATCGAAGTCTCTGGTCGTACTTATCCGGTCGAAGTGCGTTATCGTCCGGTAGTGGACGATGCCGACGATACCGACCGCGATCAACTGCAGGCGATTTTCGATGCGGTAGATGAGCTGGGCCGCGAAGGGCCGGGGGATATCCTGATCTTCATGAGCGGAGAGCGCGAAATTCGCGACACCGCCGACGCCCTGAACCGTCTTAATTTGCCGCATACCGAGGTCCTGCCGCTGTATGCCCGTTTGTCGAACAGCGAACAGAACCGGGTATTCCAGTCGCATCACGGCCGACGCATCGTGCTGGCGACCAACGTGGCGGAAACCTCACTGACCGTACCCGGCATCAAGTACGTGATTGATCCCGGTACCGCGCGTATCAGTCGTTACAGTTTCCGCACCAAGGTGCAGCGCCTGCCGATCGAACCGGTTTCGCAGGCTTCCGCCAATCAGCGCAAGGGCCGCTGCGGGCGCGTCTCCGACGGTATTTGCATTCGTCTGTACTCGGAACAGGACTTCCTGTCGCGTCCGGAGTTTACCGATCCGGAGATCCTGCGCACCAACCTGGCGTCGGTTATCTTGCAGATGACGTCGCTTGGGTTAGGGGATATCGCCGCTTTCCCGTTCGTTGAGGCGCCGGACAAGCGCAATATTCTCGATGGCGTACGCCTGCTCGAAGAGCTGGGCGCAATTAAAACGGCCGACAATGGCCACTACCAGCTCACGCCTCAGGGGCGTCAATTGGCGCAGTTGCCGATCGACCCGCGTTTAGCGCGCATGGTACTGGAGGCGCAGAAAAGCGGCAGCGTGCGTGAAGTGATGATCATCACCGCTGCGCTGTCGATACAGGATCCGCGCGAACGGCCAATGGACAAGCAGCAGGCCTCGGACGAGAAACACCGACGCTTTGCCGACAAAGATTCGGATTTCCTGGCTTACGTCAACCTGTGGGACTGGCTGAAAGAGCAGCAGAAAGAGCACTCATCCAGTCAGTTCCGTCGGCTGTGCCGCAATGATTTCCTTAACTATTTGCGGGTGCGTGAATGGCAGGATATTTATACCCAGCTGCGTCAGGTGGTGAAAGAGCTGGGGCTGCCGGTCAACAGCGAACCTTCCGATTACCGCAGCGTACACACCGCGTTATTGACCGGTTTGCTATCGCATATCGGCCAGAAAGATGCTGATAAGCAAGAGTACACGGGCGCTCGCAACGCAAGATTTTCTATCTTCCCAGGTTCAGGTCTGTTCAAGAAACCGCCGAAATGGACCATGGTGGCCGAACTGGTTGAGACCAGCCGCCTGTGGGGGCGTATCGCCGCACGTATCGAACCGGAGTGGATTGAGCCGTTAGCCCAGCACCTGGTGAAGCACAGCTACAGCGAACCCCATTGGTCGAAATCCCAGGGTGCGGTGATGGCCACCGAAAAAGTGACGCTGTTCGGGTTGCCCATCGTCGCTGCGCGACAGGTTAATTACAGCACCATAGATCCGCTGCTGTGTCGGGAACTGTTTATCCGCCATGCGCTGGTGGAAGGCGACTGGCAGACGCGCCATGCATTCTTCAGTGCTAACCTGAAGCTGCGTGCGGAAGTGGAGGAACTGGAGCATAAGTCGCGCCGTCGTGACATTTTGGTTGATGATGAAACCCTGTTCAGTTTCTACGATCAGCGCATCCCTGGCGAGGTGATCTCCGGGCGTCATTTTGACAACTGGTGGAAAAACGCCGCAAAACAGAACGCGGATTTGCTCAGCTTTGAAAAAGAGATGCTGATCAAGGACGGCGCCAATAAGGTCAGTGCGCTGGACTATCCGAATACCTGGCATCAGGGCAACCTTAAGCTGCGCCTGACCTATCAGTTTGAGCCAGGTACCGACGCCGACGGCGTGACGGTGCATATTCCTCTGCCGATCCTTAATCAGGTTGAGGATCAGGGTTTTGAGTGGCAAATTCCAGGCATTCGCCGTGAATTGGTGATCGCCCTGATTAAGTCGCTGCCCAAGCCGGTTCGTCGCAACTTTGTACCGGCACCGAACTATGCCGAGGCTTTTCTGGGACGGGTCACCGCGCTGGAATTACCGCTGTTGGATGCGCTGGAGCGCGAGCTGCGTCGTATGACTGGTGTGACGGTGTCACGAGATGACTGGCAGTGGGAACAGGTGCCCGATCACCTTAAAATGACTTTCCGGGTGGTGGGGGAAAAACACAAAACCCTGCTGGAAGGCAAAAATCTGACCGCGCTGAAGCTGCAACTGAAAGACAAGGTGCAGGAAACCCTGTCTGCGGTGGCGGACGATGGGCTGGAGCAAAGCAATCTGCATATCTGGAGCTTCGGCAAACTGCCGGAGTTTTATGAGCAGAAACGCGGTGGCTATTCGATGAAGGCCTATCCGGCGCTGGTGGATGAAAAAGACAGCGTGGCGATCCGTTTGTTCGACAGCGAGCAGGAACAGCAACAGGCGATGTGGCAGGGAACGCGCCGCCTGCTGTTGCTGAACATTCCATCGCCCATCAAGTACCTGCATGAAAAACTGCCTAACAAAGCCAAGCTGGGGCTGTACTTTAACCCTTATGGCAGGGTGCTGGATTTGATTGACGACTGCATCTCGTGCGGCATCGATAAGCTGATTGCCGAGCACGGCGGGCCGGTTTGGCAGGAAGAGGATTTTGCCCGCCTGCAGGAAAAAGTGCGCGCCGAGCTGAATGAAACGGTGGTAGGAGTAGCCAAACAGGTCGAGCAGATCCTGACTGCGGTATTCAACATCAATAAACGGCTGAAAGGCCGGGTGGACATCTCCCTGGCGCTGGCGCTGTCGGATATCAAAAACCAGCTCGGCGGCCTGGTTTATCGCGGTTTTGTGACCAACAACGGCTGGAAGCGCCTGTCGGATACGTTGCGCTATCTGCAGGCAATTGAGCGCCGTCTGGAGAAGCTGGCGACCGATCCGCATCGCGATCGTGCGCAGATGCTGCGGGTGGAACAGGTGCAACAGGCCTGGCAACAATGGCTGAACAAACTGCCGCCGAAGCGGCAGCAGGATGAAGAGGTGAAAGAGGTGCGTTGGATGATCGAAGAACTGCGCGTCAGCCTGTTCGCTCAGCAACTCGGCACGCCTTACCCGATCTCTGACAAGCGTATCTTGCAGACTATCGAGCAGCTTTCGGGCTGA
- the azoR gene encoding FMN-dependent NADH-azoreductase, with protein MSKVLVLKSSILAGYSQSNQLADFFVEQWAKAHGNDTITVRDLAAQPIPVLDGELVGALRPSDTPLTPRQTEALALSDELIAELQANDTIVMAAPMYNFNIPTQLKNYFDLIARAGVTFRYTENGPEGLVKGKRAIILTSRGGIHKGTPTDLVEPYLRLFLGFIGITDVEFVFAEGIAYGPDVATKAQADAKATLAQVVAA; from the coding sequence ATGAGCAAAGTATTGGTTCTTAAATCAAGCATCCTGGCGGGCTACTCGCAGTCTAACCAACTGGCAGATTTCTTCGTTGAGCAGTGGGCAAAGGCTCATGGCAACGACACCATCACCGTGCGTGACCTGGCTGCACAGCCAATCCCGGTACTGGACGGTGAACTGGTTGGCGCCCTGCGTCCTTCCGACACGCCGCTGACCCCGCGTCAAACCGAAGCCCTGGCGTTGTCCGACGAGCTGATCGCCGAACTGCAAGCCAATGACACCATCGTTATGGCGGCCCCGATGTATAACTTCAACATTCCGACCCAGTTGAAGAACTATTTCGACCTGATTGCCCGTGCCGGCGTCACCTTCCGCTACACCGAAAACGGTCCGGAAGGCCTGGTGAAAGGTAAGCGTGCCATCATTCTGACCAGCCGCGGTGGCATTCACAAAGGCACCCCGACTGACCTGGTCGAACCTTACCTGCGTCTGTTCCTGGGCTTTATCGGTATCACCGACGTCGAGTTTGTGTTCGCTGAAGGTATCGCCTATGGGCCGGATGTTGCCACCAAAGCACAGGCCGATGCCAAAGCCACGCTGGCACAGGTTGTTGCCGCCTGA
- a CDS encoding YnbE family lipoprotein, whose amino-acid sequence MKIISGPLLAAVLGTSMLSGCVPRIEVATPKDPITINMNVKIEHEIHIKVDKDVENLLKDKSGLF is encoded by the coding sequence ATGAAAATCATCAGCGGGCCATTACTGGCCGCCGTGCTCGGCACCTCAATGCTGAGCGGCTGCGTGCCACGCATCGAGGTCGCCACGCCTAAAGATCCGATCACCATCAATATGAACGTCAAGATTGAACATGAAATTCACATCAAAGTGGATAAAGACGTCGAGAATCTGCTGAAAGACAAAAGCGGTCTGTTCTAG